From the Psychrobacillus sp. FSL K6-4046 genome, one window contains:
- a CDS encoding YusW family protein, whose amino-acid sequence MISTKGKILSSVFLSSALLLGACGDKEEVSDPPTTEAAESEFGFTSFDLDIDTAEQRDAVEASFEVETNGVEAEYVNSLDSQKLHGDEAYEFLKPIFTDLALTKDMTKEEVIEKVNTAFGISDYTEFDLEILYEDGQEIEYRDNK is encoded by the coding sequence ATGATTAGTACTAAAGGTAAAATACTAAGTAGCGTTTTTTTATCATCGGCTCTTCTTTTAGGGGCATGTGGAGACAAGGAGGAGGTAAGCGATCCGCCTACCACTGAAGCAGCAGAAAGCGAGTTTGGTTTTACTTCTTTTGATTTAGATATTGATACTGCTGAACAGCGAGATGCAGTAGAAGCTTCCTTTGAAGTGGAAACAAACGGAGTGGAAGCAGAGTATGTGAATTCACTAGACTCTCAAAAACTTCACGGAGATGAAGCTTACGAATTCTTAAAGCCAATCTTTACTGACTTAGCTTTAACAAAAGATATGACTAAGGAAGAAGTAATAGAGAAAGTTAATACAGCATTTGGGATCAGTGACTATACTGAATTTGACCTAGAGATTCTTTACGAGGATGGTCAAGAAATTGAGTATAGAGATAATAAATAA
- a CDS encoding general stress protein, with the protein MNLNSNRKIEIARTEEDMYEKLEHLQKQGYEESDIHVISSESTHLNALNRYSDVTTHEAGTFIDKFKSWFTGESAIVEGLKKLDLTEEEAEQYAKEVASGSIVLYTDAVPEGDSLGASANDEAAATTDYTDTVGTDVVQNRFTEGEAPISDYAKESGFTPSTNNMVNETDGRLDEPQDKFVRGETFATDPLLVRDENHVGHTMQEDKLVQNKRPTIEESITVEEKSYGSQSPGSDPNLGPAAFGDDQAELNEEERRVNQQQQEEKLERQKKLDEHSPVNRLY; encoded by the coding sequence ATGAACTTAAATTCAAACAGAAAGATTGAAATTGCTCGGACTGAGGAAGATATGTACGAAAAATTAGAACATCTGCAAAAACAGGGATATGAAGAGAGTGATATTCATGTAATTTCATCAGAGAGTACTCACTTGAATGCGTTAAATCGCTATTCGGATGTAACCACGCACGAAGCTGGCACATTCATAGACAAATTTAAATCGTGGTTTACAGGAGAATCTGCAATTGTAGAGGGACTAAAAAAGCTAGACTTAACTGAAGAGGAAGCAGAACAATATGCAAAAGAGGTAGCTTCAGGAAGTATTGTATTATATACAGACGCTGTGCCTGAAGGGGATTCCCTAGGAGCTAGCGCGAATGATGAGGCAGCTGCAACCACTGATTATACAGATACAGTAGGAACAGATGTAGTGCAAAATCGATTTACAGAAGGAGAAGCACCAATCTCAGATTATGCTAAGGAAAGTGGCTTTACTCCCTCTACAAATAATATGGTGAACGAAACGGATGGCCGTTTAGATGAGCCACAGGATAAATTTGTTAGAGGAGAAACCTTTGCTACAGACCCATTGCTTGTAAGAGATGAGAATCATGTAGGACATACCATGCAAGAGGACAAGTTAGTACAGAACAAGCGTCCTACCATTGAGGAGAGTATAACTGTAGAAGAAAAATCTTATGGGTCGCAGTCTCCAGGTTCAGATCCAAATTTAGGTCCAGCAGCTTTTGGAGACGATCAGGCGGAACTGAATGAGGAAGAACGAAGAGTTAATCAACAGCAACAGGAAGAAAAACTAGAACGTCAAAAAAAACTAGATGAACATTCACCAGTCAATAGATTATATTAA
- a CDS encoding exonuclease domain-containing protein — translation MDFVAIDFETANSLRTSACSVGIVVVRNGEIIEEVQTLINPLSEFNYYNTKIHGITDYMVQDAPTFQEFWPQLKPYIDQQTIIAHNASFDIGVLKESVNRCYEEQPQFQYACSYRIAKKIWPDLYNHKLSTIANYLSIQFKHHDALEDARAAALITIEAMKKTRTSSLKEMSLLHKIKVNSSLDTKKAPSRVKKSKEDMALPFIVPDNIEKNTRHPFYGANIVFTGKMDSMTRSNAAKYAADRGATCKGAVDIDTNFLVVGDQALMKYVEGVKSSKMQKAEDLIQKGIPLEIVGEQDFLRLVKH, via the coding sequence ATGGATTTTGTTGCAATAGATTTTGAAACTGCCAATAGTTTACGAACTAGTGCTTGTTCAGTTGGAATTGTAGTAGTAAGAAATGGTGAAATAATAGAAGAAGTTCAAACGCTTATTAATCCACTTAGTGAGTTTAATTATTACAATACAAAAATTCATGGAATTACAGATTACATGGTTCAGGATGCACCGACATTTCAAGAGTTTTGGCCGCAGCTAAAACCTTATATAGATCAACAAACGATTATAGCCCATAATGCAAGTTTCGATATTGGCGTACTAAAAGAATCGGTTAATAGATGCTACGAAGAACAACCTCAATTCCAATATGCTTGTTCTTATAGAATTGCTAAAAAAATATGGCCGGATTTGTACAACCATAAACTATCCACAATAGCCAACTATTTAAGTATCCAATTCAAACATCATGATGCATTGGAGGATGCAAGAGCTGCAGCATTAATTACAATCGAAGCAATGAAAAAAACAAGAACGAGCTCATTAAAAGAAATGTCTCTTTTACACAAGATCAAAGTTAATAGTTCCCTTGATACTAAGAAAGCCCCTTCCAGAGTAAAAAAGAGCAAGGAAGACATGGCCCTTCCTTTTATAGTTCCAGACAATATTGAGAAAAATACTCGTCATCCATTTTATGGTGCAAATATTGTTTTTACAGGGAAAATGGATTCTATGACAAGATCGAATGCAGCTAAATATGCTGCTGACCGTGGAGCTACCTGTAAAGGGGCCGTAGACATAGATACAAACTTTTTAGTAGTTGGAGATCAAGCGCTTATGAAGTATGTAGAGGGTGTAAAAAGCTCCAAAATGCAAAAAGCTGAGGACTTAATCCAAAAGGGGATTCCTTTAGAAATAGTTGGAGAGCAGGATTTTTTAAGGTTAGTTAAACATTAA
- a CDS encoding MBL fold metallo-hydrolase yields the protein MDNSISYGDDYKYIPTTSVGSGVGLEILPDVFCYTIQIVNVCLVGKPGTDDFVLVDAGMPKSADKIIEIVEERFGENKKPRAIILTHGHFDHVGAIKELVEKWNVPVYAHPLELPFLTGAQDYPDPDTSVEGGMVSKMSGMFPVKAIDLGDHVHILPEDGSVPFMPGFKWFHTPGHSPGHVSLFRKEDGLLIAGDAFVTVKQEYLYKVFTQEQEISGPPRYLTTNWEDAEYSVKLLDSLKPDIAVTGHGLPMRGEILKSNLHLLVSEFKRIAKPSHGKFLDHE from the coding sequence ATGGACAATTCGATATCTTACGGAGACGATTATAAGTATATACCGACGACATCTGTTGGTAGTGGTGTAGGTTTAGAGATTCTACCAGATGTCTTTTGTTACACCATTCAAATTGTAAACGTTTGTTTAGTAGGGAAGCCAGGTACAGATGATTTCGTTTTAGTAGACGCTGGAATGCCTAAGTCTGCTGATAAGATTATAGAGATAGTGGAGGAACGTTTTGGTGAGAATAAAAAACCAAGGGCGATCATCTTAACACATGGACATTTTGATCATGTAGGAGCTATTAAAGAGCTAGTTGAAAAGTGGAATGTCCCTGTATATGCTCATCCACTGGAACTTCCTTTTTTAACGGGAGCGCAGGATTACCCAGATCCGGATACTTCCGTAGAAGGAGGAATGGTTTCCAAAATGTCTGGGATGTTTCCTGTTAAAGCAATAGACCTGGGAGATCATGTACACATCTTACCAGAGGATGGCTCTGTTCCTTTTATGCCAGGTTTTAAGTGGTTTCATACTCCAGGTCATTCCCCAGGGCATGTTTCGCTATTTAGAAAAGAAGATGGACTATTGATCGCCGGTGATGCATTTGTTACGGTCAAACAAGAGTATTTATACAAGGTGTTTACACAAGAACAAGAAATAAGTGGACCCCCTCGTTATTTGACAACAAATTGGGAGGATGCAGAATACTCCGTAAAACTTCTAGATTCCTTGAAGCCTGATATAGCGGTAACTGGTCACGGACTTCCAATGCGCGGTGAAATACTTAAAAGCAATCTTCATTTATTAGTTAGTGAATTTAAACGAATTGCCAAACCAAGCCACGGGAAATTTTTAGACCATGAATAA
- a CDS encoding DUF6359 domain-containing protein — translation MIKRVSDKSAVSKIFLSLLLIVSMVIPFLSVSKVEAAEPISVAEAISNNTGNATVQGYIVGTASSGSSYDQEAPFTVATNIGLADSPEETDPANILPVQLPTGTVRSGLNLVDNPSLFQSEVTVTGTLAAYFSVPGMRSASAYTIISEGETPPTDVEIVDNIAEARAITDQNKVIRVTGTVTTGLGYWGGKAFYIQDETGGLYAYTSSADLEPGDIVELEGKVSPYSGELQIQPTTIKKLSSGNPLPSVQEITPAGVNEQTQGERILLNNVTISNLTAVNDFGTFEFTATHENGESIIIRNDNRNGLDYETFTKQYKNGDLINVSGIGSIFNTTYQVKTLGLESFEQVNKPAVYPNIYPGTVSEGTEITLTTPWDNASIYYTLDGSAPTVLSTKYTEPITLTKDTTIKAIAIGDTTSEIFTFTYNVLKTQNLSIRDIQGQGHFSDYEGATVQNVTGVVTHLYNSANFVIQDINPDDNHHTSEAIIVNKSSNGLKVGDLVTVAGTVEEWYYDGYSDMKANDLPITRIRATETLKTGTAELPEPLVIGEDIHPPTELIDNDGLTSFDPFEDGIDFWESVELMRLAVPNAKVVGPQDYGEIVVVAGNSVNTTFNALGGINISADDYNPERITVLIDNENYDAKSGDYFTEEIVGVMGFGFGNFKLWTDEESLPPITRVEKPITITEIVPSEEKLTVAAYNIENFSANIESTPNEKVVKIARSFVENMKSPDIITLVEVQDNDGPTDSGNSDASASYERLIAAIVEEGGPAYAWTDIAPEYNRDGGQPGGNIRVGYLYNPERVTLSEGTKGSSTDSVAWDEGGNLTLNPGRILDLPLENTRKPLAAQFEFQGEKVVVIGAHLNSKGGDQPLFGKNQPPLLGSEAERIEIATMINNFVKAGQAKDPNLKVIVAGDMNDFEFTPALAALKGGILTNMVEKVPAGERFSYYYQGNNQVLDHILITNNLVEKTAVDMIHINANYMDIHGRASDHDPIIIQVDLKEQESPPSLPKILNLKVDKKHIKIDVNKSSTFKLTAMLNNKGKKNSTIDVTADAEYSGYDKNIISVNEGVITAKSAGSTTIKATYSNKSVTIKVTVQAAKK, via the coding sequence ATGATAAAAAGAGTGAGCGATAAAAGTGCAGTTAGCAAGATATTCCTTTCGCTACTGTTAATTGTTTCCATGGTTATTCCTTTTCTCTCTGTATCCAAAGTCGAAGCTGCTGAACCTATTTCTGTAGCGGAAGCTATCTCTAATAACACTGGTAATGCAACTGTTCAAGGATATATAGTAGGTACCGCATCCTCTGGAAGTTCTTACGACCAAGAAGCTCCTTTTACTGTAGCAACCAATATTGGCTTAGCTGATTCTCCGGAAGAGACTGATCCAGCTAATATTCTCCCAGTACAACTTCCGACCGGTACTGTACGTTCTGGACTAAATTTAGTAGACAATCCAAGCTTGTTCCAAAGTGAAGTTACGGTAACAGGAACTTTGGCTGCCTATTTCTCAGTTCCTGGCATGAGAAGCGCAAGTGCCTATACTATAATTTCTGAAGGAGAGACCCCGCCGACTGACGTTGAAATAGTGGACAATATTGCAGAAGCGCGAGCTATTACAGACCAAAATAAAGTGATACGTGTGACTGGAACCGTGACAACTGGTCTTGGCTATTGGGGAGGTAAAGCTTTCTATATTCAAGATGAAACTGGTGGTCTCTATGCATATACTAGCTCTGCTGATTTAGAACCAGGGGATATCGTTGAATTAGAAGGAAAGGTTAGCCCATATAGTGGAGAGCTGCAAATTCAGCCTACTACTATAAAAAAGCTCTCTTCTGGTAACCCTTTACCGTCTGTTCAAGAAATAACACCTGCGGGAGTCAATGAACAGACACAAGGAGAAAGAATACTATTAAATAATGTAACGATTTCTAATTTAACAGCGGTTAATGATTTCGGAACTTTTGAATTCACTGCCACACACGAAAACGGTGAATCGATCATTATTCGCAATGATAATCGCAACGGTCTTGATTATGAAACCTTTACTAAGCAATATAAAAATGGTGATCTAATTAATGTATCAGGTATTGGATCCATTTTTAACACTACTTACCAAGTTAAAACACTTGGTTTAGAAAGCTTTGAGCAAGTAAACAAGCCTGCCGTGTATCCAAATATTTACCCCGGAACTGTCTCTGAAGGAACAGAAATTACATTAACAACTCCTTGGGATAATGCAAGTATTTATTACACACTAGATGGCTCTGCCCCAACGGTATTAAGTACAAAATATACCGAACCAATTACATTAACAAAAGATACAACGATTAAAGCAATCGCAATTGGAGACACTACCTCTGAAATTTTTACATTTACGTATAACGTTTTAAAAACACAGAACCTTTCTATTCGTGATATCCAAGGACAAGGTCACTTTTCTGATTATGAAGGTGCGACTGTACAAAATGTTACTGGTGTAGTAACACACTTGTATAATTCAGCTAATTTTGTTATTCAGGATATCAACCCAGATGATAACCACCATACATCTGAAGCAATTATTGTTAATAAAAGCTCTAATGGTTTAAAGGTTGGCGACTTAGTGACAGTTGCCGGGACAGTAGAGGAATGGTATTACGATGGCTATTCTGACATGAAAGCAAATGACCTACCAATCACTAGAATCAGAGCTACTGAAACACTTAAAACAGGAACTGCAGAGCTACCAGAACCATTAGTAATCGGAGAGGATATTCATCCTCCGACAGAGCTTATTGATAACGATGGTCTGACTTCCTTCGATCCTTTTGAGGATGGAATAGACTTTTGGGAATCCGTGGAGTTAATGCGCCTAGCTGTGCCAAATGCAAAAGTCGTTGGACCTCAAGATTATGGTGAAATTGTGGTCGTGGCTGGCAACTCGGTTAATACTACATTTAATGCTCTAGGTGGTATTAATATTTCTGCTGATGACTATAACCCTGAAAGAATTACAGTATTAATCGATAATGAGAACTATGATGCAAAATCTGGTGATTATTTTACAGAGGAGATTGTCGGAGTCATGGGCTTTGGTTTTGGAAACTTTAAGCTATGGACTGATGAGGAATCGCTCCCACCTATCACTCGTGTTGAAAAACCTATTACGATAACAGAAATCGTTCCAAGCGAAGAGAAGCTGACGGTCGCTGCTTATAATATAGAGAACTTCTCCGCTAACATCGAAAGCACACCAAACGAGAAGGTTGTAAAAATTGCACGATCATTTGTTGAAAATATGAAATCCCCAGATATTATTACATTAGTAGAAGTTCAAGATAACGACGGTCCTACTGACTCTGGAAATTCCGATGCTTCTGCGAGCTATGAGCGGTTAATTGCTGCCATTGTGGAGGAAGGCGGACCTGCGTATGCATGGACGGATATTGCACCTGAATATAATCGTGATGGTGGACAACCTGGGGGAAATATTCGAGTTGGCTACCTATACAACCCGGAAAGGGTAACACTTTCTGAGGGTACGAAAGGAAGTTCAACTGATTCGGTTGCTTGGGATGAGGGAGGAAATCTCACTTTAAATCCTGGACGTATTTTAGACTTACCTTTGGAAAATACCCGTAAGCCCCTTGCTGCACAATTTGAGTTCCAAGGTGAAAAAGTAGTTGTAATCGGTGCTCACTTAAATTCTAAGGGTGGAGATCAACCTTTATTCGGGAAAAACCAGCCACCTTTGTTAGGTTCAGAGGCTGAGCGAATCGAGATTGCGACTATGATTAACAATTTCGTAAAAGCAGGACAAGCAAAAGACCCTAACTTGAAGGTGATAGTGGCCGGAGATATGAATGACTTTGAATTTACTCCTGCATTAGCAGCTTTAAAGGGTGGAATATTAACTAATATGGTAGAGAAGGTTCCTGCAGGTGAACGATTCTCCTATTACTATCAAGGGAACAACCAAGTCTTAGACCATATTTTAATAACAAATAATTTAGTAGAAAAAACAGCAGTGGATATGATTCATATCAACGCTAACTATATGGATATTCATGGACGTGCTTCTGACCATGACCCAATTATTATTCAAGTTGACTTGAAGGAACAAGAGTCACCACCATCTCTGCCTAAAATCCTTAATCTAAAAGTGGATAAAAAGCATATTAAAATAGATGTTAATAAATCATCAACATTTAAGCTTACAGCTATGTTAAATAACAAAGGGAAGAAAAATTCTACTATTGATGTAACTGCAGATGCAGAATATAGTGGCTATGATAAAAATATCATTTCTGTAAATGAAGGAGTAATTACGGCTAAATCTGCCGGAAGCACTACCATTAAAGCTACTTATAGTAACAAATCTGTTACTATTAAAGTAACTGTACAAGCAGCAAAAAAGTGA
- a CDS encoding extracellular solute-binding protein: protein MKMTGLVASMLLAGSILAGCAGDDSSEGGSGGGRITLYSPETPDFTKELAAKYEEVHGDKVDVQYAGTNVLVNQMLAEKDNPKADVWYGGGGILPFEAAVERGILAEYIPDFAADWDIVEDGIKMKHEDGKYVGIEIFVLGFSYNTELVTEEEAPKTWEDLLDPKWEGKIQFPNPAASGTATLMVMDQMMRKGEDEAWKYFEQLVKQSNSMPDSGSAPTKGVAMGEAHIGIGFDFMAYEQKSKGESVDFIVPDQTPVLVNPASLIEGGPNAEGGKKFIDFLLSEDAQQIMADWYHIPINPNVESKTPLNLEKVKEVAVDLDIDWVNENYDRVRNEWKDKFQ from the coding sequence ATGAAAATGACGGGGCTAGTTGCAAGTATGTTGCTTGCGGGAAGTATTTTAGCTGGTTGTGCAGGGGACGATTCAAGTGAAGGAGGAAGTGGAGGAGGACGAATAACTCTTTATTCTCCTGAAACACCTGATTTTACTAAAGAATTAGCAGCTAAATATGAAGAAGTTCACGGTGATAAAGTTGATGTTCAATACGCTGGCACCAACGTTCTTGTGAATCAAATGCTAGCAGAAAAAGATAATCCAAAAGCTGATGTATGGTATGGAGGAGGAGGAATACTACCTTTTGAAGCAGCTGTAGAGCGTGGTATTTTGGCAGAATATATTCCAGATTTTGCAGCAGATTGGGACATAGTTGAAGATGGCATTAAGATGAAGCATGAAGATGGAAAGTATGTTGGAATCGAAATTTTCGTTCTAGGGTTTTCATATAATACGGAGTTAGTAACTGAGGAAGAAGCGCCAAAAACGTGGGAAGATCTGTTAGATCCTAAGTGGGAAGGAAAAATTCAATTTCCTAATCCAGCAGCTTCTGGGACTGCAACATTAATGGTTATGGACCAAATGATGAGAAAGGGTGAGGATGAGGCTTGGAAGTACTTTGAGCAATTAGTTAAGCAATCTAACTCTATGCCAGACTCTGGTTCCGCCCCAACTAAGGGGGTAGCGATGGGAGAAGCTCATATTGGTATTGGCTTTGACTTTATGGCTTATGAACAAAAAAGTAAGGGAGAAAGTGTAGACTTCATTGTTCCTGATCAGACACCAGTTCTTGTAAACCCAGCTTCCTTAATAGAAGGAGGTCCCAATGCTGAAGGCGGTAAGAAATTTATTGACTTCTTGTTATCAGAGGATGCTCAGCAAATTATGGCAGACTGGTATCATATCCCAATTAATCCGAATGTAGAATCTAAAACACCATTGAATTTAGAAAAAGTTAAAGAGGTAGCGGTAGATTTAGATATAGATTGGGTTAACGAAAACTACGACAGAGTAAGAAACGAATGGAAAGATAAATTTCAATAA
- a CDS encoding ABC transporter ATP-binding protein — protein sequence MGSVKISNITKKFGDVTALHDINLEIKEGEFFALLGPSGCGKTTTMRCIAGFESPTSGKIYIGDNEVENIPANKRNCGMVFQSYALFPHMNVFDNVAYSLNIKELNSSNPVKQLGIYARLLNKRLGKTPKAIHEKVMKILQYVELDKYANRLTSELSGGQQQRVALARALVMEPAVLLMDEPLSNLDQKLRHSMRNTIRSIQQDLGITTIFVTHDQEEAMSMADRIAVMDKGEIVQIGTPTDLYSNPSTPFIADFVGTSNILKGKVIGEENGLLIVSGDGFQLKSSNKSAKEEVDIIIRPEHVMVEPVHSLVDSSTTNVVVGKVIMSTYLGSIVRYDVKVGEYQLIVDTTYSTGANIFEEGREVKLTVEFERVLLI from the coding sequence ATGGGATCAGTAAAAATTAGTAACATCACGAAAAAATTTGGGGACGTTACTGCACTTCATGATATTAACCTTGAAATCAAGGAGGGCGAGTTTTTCGCTCTTCTTGGTCCTTCGGGATGTGGGAAAACGACCACTATGAGATGTATTGCCGGTTTTGAAAGCCCTACTTCAGGAAAAATTTACATAGGGGACAATGAAGTAGAGAACATTCCTGCAAATAAGCGGAATTGTGGCATGGTTTTTCAAAGCTATGCATTATTTCCTCATATGAATGTATTTGACAATGTTGCCTACAGTTTAAATATTAAAGAGCTAAACTCTAGTAATCCTGTTAAACAGTTAGGGATTTACGCCCGGTTATTGAATAAAAGATTAGGAAAGACACCAAAAGCAATACATGAGAAAGTGATGAAAATTCTACAATACGTTGAGTTAGATAAATATGCGAATCGTCTAACTAGTGAGCTTTCTGGGGGGCAACAGCAAAGGGTTGCCCTGGCTAGGGCATTGGTGATGGAGCCAGCCGTGTTATTGATGGATGAGCCACTTTCAAATCTTGATCAAAAGCTACGTCACTCGATGAGGAATACGATTAGATCCATACAACAGGATTTAGGAATCACAACTATTTTTGTTACACACGACCAAGAAGAGGCGATGAGTATGGCCGATCGAATTGCAGTGATGGACAAAGGGGAAATCGTGCAAATTGGAACACCAACAGATTTATATAGTAATCCATCTACACCTTTTATAGCTGACTTTGTTGGTACTTCCAATATATTAAAGGGGAAAGTTATAGGGGAAGAAAATGGCTTGCTTATTGTTAGTGGAGATGGTTTTCAATTGAAATCCTCCAATAAGTCTGCTAAGGAAGAGGTAGATATTATTATACGTCCGGAACACGTAATGGTAGAGCCTGTTCATAGTTTAGTAGATTCTTCAACAACGAATGTTGTAGTTGGAAAGGTGATTATGTCAACTTATTTAGGGTCGATTGTTCGCTACGATGTCAAGGTTGGAGAATATCAATTAATCGTGGATACAACTTATTCTACAGGTGCTAATATATTCGAAGAAGGAAGAGAAGTAAAGCTAACAGTAGAGTTTGAAAGGGTGCTATTGATATGA
- a CDS encoding iron ABC transporter permease translates to MKKSLKNFSGLSVVKIFIYVFFGLFMLLPLFSVFLVSFTGQPINILGSITDPSIFSSTIEKLKGSSLENYKKIFTNSGYLDALKNSLYLGFLVTVIVITLCIPMAYGIARTKMPFKKTISALCTIPLIVPTFISAYAFIIMFGRAGWVTEIYNLLGGEGMLIDPYSMTGVVMVQVFFFFPYALWPLVAAFKISDISLEEASQNLGAKNWFTFVFVTFPLALPGIISSALLIFTVSFSDFGTPIVLAPKELNLLVVEAYREIAGFFNWGGAAILTVVMVIVAAFFFWLQHLFTKSRNYGSVSGKPKKQKLIENKLLTRLLSGYSFLVVLIPLFAMLSVALQSVATTWGKDLLPNGYTLNHYKTIFSTSMGNIQNSIMLATGALVLSVIIATFVSYFVVRQNSSKLDFMASIPLVVPGIAFGIALIQTFNTAPLQLTGTAVLLIIAYTIRRLPYMVRSTMGAMRAIKQDIEEAAINLGATPLTAAITIVGPLMLPGIAAGSVLVFITVIKEASVSILLAPPEWAPMSLAIFQNILRAEYYSAAAMSIVLIVLVLLLQGVANFLSRKQQL, encoded by the coding sequence ATGAAGAAGTCATTAAAAAATTTCAGTGGCTTGTCAGTAGTAAAAATATTTATATACGTTTTTTTTGGCCTTTTCATGCTACTACCATTATTTTCAGTGTTTCTTGTAAGCTTCACAGGACAGCCAATAAATATTTTGGGTTCTATAACAGACCCTTCAATTTTTAGTTCAACTATTGAAAAGTTAAAAGGATCGTCGTTAGAGAACTATAAAAAGATTTTTACAAACTCTGGGTATTTAGATGCCTTAAAAAATAGTTTATATTTAGGTTTTTTAGTAACAGTTATTGTCATTACCCTTTGCATTCCTATGGCCTATGGGATCGCACGGACTAAAATGCCCTTTAAAAAGACAATTTCCGCATTATGTACAATTCCGTTAATCGTACCTACTTTTATATCTGCTTATGCTTTTATTATAATGTTTGGCAGAGCGGGTTGGGTAACTGAAATATACAACCTATTAGGTGGAGAAGGAATGTTAATCGACCCGTATTCTATGACAGGAGTAGTCATGGTACAAGTGTTTTTCTTCTTCCCTTACGCATTGTGGCCATTAGTTGCCGCTTTTAAAATAAGCGACATTAGTTTAGAAGAAGCTTCGCAAAACTTAGGAGCAAAGAATTGGTTCACATTTGTCTTTGTAACTTTCCCATTAGCACTACCAGGCATTATTTCTAGTGCATTATTAATTTTTACGGTGAGTTTTTCAGATTTTGGAACCCCGATTGTGCTAGCTCCGAAAGAGTTAAACCTTTTGGTAGTAGAGGCTTATCGAGAAATAGCCGGCTTCTTCAACTGGGGTGGTGCTGCTATTTTAACAGTAGTCATGGTCATTGTTGCAGCATTCTTTTTCTGGCTTCAACACCTATTTACGAAAAGTAGAAATTATGGTTCTGTTTCTGGTAAACCAAAAAAACAAAAATTAATAGAAAATAAATTATTAACAAGATTACTGTCGGGTTACTCTTTTTTAGTAGTTTTAATCCCTCTTTTCGCTATGTTATCTGTAGCATTACAATCTGTTGCTACTACTTGGGGAAAAGATTTACTGCCTAACGGTTATACCCTTAATCACTATAAAACAATTTTTTCAACCTCTATGGGGAATATACAAAACAGTATTATGCTAGCGACCGGAGCACTTGTATTAAGTGTTATCATAGCAACCTTTGTATCTTACTTTGTAGTAAGACAGAATTCATCTAAGTTAGATTTCATGGCATCAATACCTTTAGTTGTCCCTGGTATTGCATTTGGGATAGCTTTGATTCAAACATTTAACACAGCTCCATTGCAGTTAACTGGTACTGCCGTTCTACTAATCATTGCCTATACGATCCGAAGACTGCCCTATATGGTTAGGTCTACTATGGGAGCGATGAGAGCAATTAAGCAGGACATTGAGGAGGCCGCTATCAATCTTGGAGCAACACCTTTAACTGCTGCTATAACTATAGTTGGACCGCTTATGCTCCCTGGAATAGCTGCTGGATCCGTTTTAGTATTTATAACCGTAATTAAAGAGGCGAGCGTATCCATACTACTGGCTCCTCCTGAATGGGCACCAATGAGCTTAGCTATATTCCAAAATATTCTTCGTGCTGAGTATTACTCAGCTGCAGCGATGTCGATTGTTCTTATTGTACTTGTGCTTCTACTACAAGGTGTAGCTAACTTCTTATCAAGAAAACAACAGTTATAG